The Nomia melanderi isolate GNS246 chromosome 4, iyNomMela1, whole genome shotgun sequence genome segment GCTTTAAAAGTAAGAATTATTCTTCAAAACATTGTATAGAATTGCATATATGATTTAATTAATAGCCATATAGCAAgaggtttaattaaaaatgagaaacatCTTGAGTATCTACGTGATAGAACAACTAACTCAATATTCCTTGCGCAGCGTTTTGAAAGAAAAGTGTAAACACATTTTGAACAATTGTCTTTCTTGATTGTGTTCCAAGTATCTTGTATAAATTGAATCTAACAACAATGTTCTTAGATATCAGAATTTGAAATAGTTCAAACAGACTGTGTTACGCGCATTCAGTTCTCATACTCTATGCATTATTTACACAAACGTATGGTTCCTCTATACCAAATCAGTTTTGCATCGGTGAACTCCTTGTCGATTATAAATATCCAATTAACAGAACGGAAAATTCCAATGACCTTCTGTGCTCCTTTAAATATCCAATTTTTCCAAGGAGTCGCGACGCAGACGTtgctagtttgtatagttttctagaaactaagtatacaatatattataatgtaaattttcaaGTAGCACTTATaatacatattgttttattccttTCACTTAATCACTGCCTCTTGTAATTTACTTTCAGTCCTTACAGTGGTACTTAAGTATAATCCCTCGAATCGGGATTCACgtgtgataatataataatccaaTTAAAACCTATGTTTGATTTATTCGTTCGGATTGTAGTTTGTGTACCACGAATGGAATTTCagcttaaaatattcaatgttcaatGATTCGGTTTTTATGTTGTGAACCTCCTAATTTGAAACTAGCTAGTAGGCGAATTCATCCACTTCTGTTTAAGTAATACGTATTAGTCGTtcttataacaataattatattcgAATAACAATTTTCTAACATTACCGAGTGTTTTATAGTTATAAATTATGTCGCTATCTTccatcctttttctttttccttctcccTCAGCTAAGTAGACTTCTAGTTGTTTAAGTGCAACTATAAACTATAGtagtaaatattgtataacagCGATTTTATGAGTAACTTTTTAGAATATCCGTGTGGTAGTGTTTTCTAAACTTCTCTATTCgatatatattaattagatCGCCTGATTTTTCCTGAAGTTCCTTTAGTCATTAAGAATATACTTCGCTAATGTTTCTCATACATGTACTTACATGGGTGCATATAcattattgcaaaataaatggaatttgtattctaaataaatacgAGTATACAACGAACAGAGtatattgtagaaaatataatcaatttCAGGAATAAAAATGTAACACTTTCTCAGAGTAGAAAGAAGTGTAGAGAAAACactgttatataatattgtaccaTATAAATTTCATCTAATTTTTTTTGTTCCTTTCAGGTTTATGACAATTTCTTGTGCGCTGGAACTTCACCTATAATTGTTCCCTTAATAGTATATATTTACGTAAAACACGACAAAAATAGTTTAGCAGGGAAAATGTTATCGCATACATATTCAGTACAAACGGTGCACCCAACCTGCCAAGTTATTTTTGTCAGTCAGTAGTATTGTACATTCAACGAATCAAAAATGATGCGGCATTGTTGTCTTTATTCAGATTCCTTTTTGTATATTTAGCATGACTTTGAATCAAACGACTACATTGAATTTCATAGAAAGTATGCGCTGccgtgataaataaatataagaatatttctaaACCCCGTACAAGAAAgacattaacattaaatatattaaaacaaatcCTCGATGCCATTAACAAAAACACATTCATAATCATGTAACGGATGTCAACTGTAGAAATGAAAGATACTCCCAACGTGAAATACAAAAAAGTGTTGCATTCACAATTCTCTGTCTACTATTCCTTTCCATTATTGCTAAAAAATGTACACTTGCTAATAGAACTTAAAGTATTCTTTTGGCAGTTACAATGTTCTTTGAGCAATACGTGTGATATCTCATTAAATTATTGATGTATTCCTGTATGTACGGTATATATTATTTGCACTTCTTTACTGAACAGCTACGTCGACAAACGAATATCGTACGCTACCAATTGCGTAAACGCATGTGTATAAGAATGTAACATAATCGGAGCTAATGGATTACAGCCGTATTGGCTGCacgatttttcaataattgattagaaatcGTATCCCTATCGTATCTCTAATTAATATGAACCTTTATAAAATCCCATAGAAAACAACTAGGGATAACCTAAAACGATTCGCCTGAGCTACACcagcaaatgaaattacttaCCGTTGACTAGAAAACGAAAGACTTGAAGATGAAGAGTATGGTAACTGGGAATAGTGATAAGTTAGTGGACGGTGAAGCATAGAGAAGTATTGCTAAACTGTTGTCTCCCGGTCGACGTGTATATACTCCACGTAACCGGGCTGTTGCTGTCAGGATGCTGCTCCGAGCAACGTCTCTTCTGTTGGCGCGCGTCTCGGCCTATTGCTTTTCTTTGTACCCTTATAATGAAGTCCTTTGTTGCGTGCTTTTGACCTGCAAAGTAAAATCCCATATCGTTGACACACAATTCTCTCATGTTCCTATATTGCATTGAACTCCTGATGATCCTACCTGCTGATCAGCACAGCAAAAAAGCATGCAAAGGCAGCGATAATTCCAGCAACACCAGCTAACACGAGCCACACTTCCGATGGAAGTAATCCGAGCAGTTTCGCACCGTTACCACAGTTTGCCTCGTCATGCCCGGATGGACAATGAGGACGTCCGTCGCACCAAAGGCTCGCTGCGATGCAAGCACTTAGTTCAGGGCACTTGTGAGGGCAGTCTCCATGGGATAAAGTGTCATTCTCGATTCCCCTCTCCGGCAGACGCAATTGTCTACGCAACGCTGCTCTGCTCTTTGATATCTCGAGCCACGAAGCCGCAGCCTGGCCAGACTCTCTGGCGACGAAGTCCAGGAGAAGCGCGGGTGGCCGCGGTGGTCCCGGCCATTTGCCTTCTCCAGCTCCTCCCAACCACTCCTCCGAGAACACGTGAACCGTGTACTCCCTGGCACCTGGCTCCGCGGGACACACCACCTTCAACAGTTTAGGTGGCCAGCCGGAATACAGGAGAATCCGGTTGGTTGTCGGACACTTCGGTTGCTCGTTTATCTCTGACAACGGAGAGGGCTCCAGAGGGAGAAACCAACCCCAAGTCAGGACAAAGAGAGATCTATTCTCGCGTGCCTCCACTAACCAAGGCAGTCCCTCGCAGTAAATGTCTGGTCTTGATAATGGCGGTGCTATGAATCTTAACTCGCCTCCTGGAAAGGAATGAACAGAGAATCGATGAGTACACTTGTTAGGGTTGAACGAGTGATTCATAAGTAGCATTACCTTCTCCGCGCACTCTCTGTTTCCTGGGACACTCGGGTGCCCGGATGAGCTCGAAGCTGGCGTAGAAGAAGAGCGTTTCAAAGTCCTCGTGCGGTGCCTGCTGATCAACCAGGAATGTAATTTCTAGAGCTCTGCTCGAGGAAATGTGCGTCAGAGGTAAATGAGACGTATTGTCGCACAGACAAGCTCTGGGAAGCCTCACGTCCCGCCATGGCGCCTCGTATAAAACTAAACGAGCTTCTCTGGAGCCCACTTCCTGAACACAACGCGGTCGGCTGGTGTGAGGATCTGGTTCGCTCGTGCACACGGTCGCTTCGCCTAGGCTGACGTTGTGCAACGTCAGCCGCACCCTCTCGTCCGTGCCCGCCTCGATTCGGTATCTGCAATCCAACTTGGAGGATCCACCTCTGCCGAAGAGGCGAACGTCGCGCGGCGACATTACTTCTCCGCTTCGAATCTTGCGCCAGACTCGACTGCAAACACCGTCGCCCCAAGGCTCGCCGGCTTGAACGGTTGAGATGAACTCGTACTGCGCCTGTGTAATGATATTTTAAAGATGATTGATAGTATTCACTGGTGAAGAGAAAGAAAGTTTGAGAAAGGTTATATAGTTAGCTTACGTTAAAGTTAACCGTATGAAGAGCAGTGCCCAACAGTGTTTCCATGCGCAGCGTCAAGGATGGTGCTACTGTTATGTAACTTTCATCTTTGGTACATGGCCGTGTGCTCCTGGTTACGTTTCTTAAAGCTGCATGCGCGCACAATTTAGGTGTGTCGTCGCAGAGTGTAGCCATCGGATGGTCAGTGGGCGGGCTTCCATCCCAGAAAGTTAGTTTCACTGCACAAGACACGTTTGACTGCGAGCTAGCATTATTTTCTACGCTGCCTGTTAAATCTCTCTGAgagtaagaagaaaaataaatccaCACTCTGTCTCCAGCGGCTCCTCTGATATTCCATGTACAACTGGAGTTCGGTGGCAGTGCGTGAAGCGGTGCTCGTAGTATACCACTTCTTTTACTAGTTCCGTTTACAAAAAAGTGACAACCCTGAAGGCCTCTAGCATAATCGAGTCCATCGGAATCAACGTATACTACTTGAATCTCAAGTTCGAGTCGCAACGCAGAAGCACCTAGGGGAATAGCTATTGGAGAACTTCTAAATTCCACTTGCATCGTTGGACCTCTGGCAGTTATTCTAGGTAAAGGCCCTCCACAGTAAACCAATAAAATCGGATCCTCTAGACGAACACCGTCGTGAAAAACGAGGCGGTCTTTCTCTGAAGGGCAATCTTGCCATACGCTTAGGGAACTATTGGCCGTAGTAATTCCAACTGGACCAGTGGGTGTAGATTTCACAGAAATCATAGCATGTTTGCACGTGGGTACCTCCTTTTGCCTTATGGTGATCAAACAGCTTGCATTTCTTGGATATTCACCAGGATAATTTGGACTTTGTAGTCTACACTGCTTTAAGTGgcattcataaaaatttctaGAGCAGTATGTACCTGGCACCGGGGAACCTCTTTCAATCGGAAGATCTGGTTTTCCTAATCTAGCAACAGCTTCGTTACGCGCTACAAACCTATACCGCAATTGGAATTCGAATGGTACTGTGGAAGGTGCATGAAATAATCGTATAGAGGCTGTAACAGTACTGGTCTCGCTATAATAAGATGCCTTCCCTTCTCCAGCTCCACACCATGAACCACCGGTAAAATGTCTACCTAATTCTGCTAACTGTAGCGAACCTTCCGGGCAATTGGTAATAAAACTATCACTGTTTGGATCTATTTTACCTACGCTAAATGCATCCCACAAAAGTTGTACCAATTCTCCATACCCCTGTCCAGCAGCGGTAAATGTTAAATGACAAAGAAATGGTAGACGTTCCTCTGCGGGTCGTGGAAGATCTAACTTGTATGTACGTCCTTCCCGACCATGATAGGTACGATTGCAAGGAGTACACATTGTTGGTTCATCGCTATTATCTCCACAATCATCTTGTCCATTACAATATGCATCTATCGGTACGCAATGTCCATCTCTGCAAGTTAATTCGTCCAGACCACAATCACCACCCGCTGCATGGTCAATCCAACCAGATAATACTACCAACAAAACCAGAGCTGTTACTTGAATTCGCTTGTAGCCACCTCCAGCATCAGCTACCTCCTATAAAGTGAAGAAACCTTGATtaaataactttatattaattctgaAACAACGAAGTatgaaaaacataatattatattgttcttACAACTTTAAAACATGATCAACTAAAATGTAACATACAGCAACGAAAGCGGGAAGTAATCAATGTGCATAGGTGCACACGTATGTAAATATTGGTCAACAAGGCGCTTCAATTCTCGAAGTGGTCAATCACATTTTTATCGCGTCTATATTTACACGATACTCTCGACGCGTGAAACATGTTTCATCCCATCTAACAGGTTTAACTCCTCTGTTTGCAAACACGAATCTCGGAAAATCGTCACGAAAATAAACACGTCCATACAAATACTCATCTCCGAGCTGTTTCTATCAGATACAATTTTCATACTTCTCCACAAGAATCCtcaatacttaaatattaatcttaattTTCCCAATTGAAGACACACGAATTTCCTTTAGTCTCGTTTCCAGTAAGAACATTCTCACAAGAGAGACAACTAtcataaaacaatgaatttaaaaaatgtcacctTATTCCCGACATGTGACTCGATTTTCCGACAATAGCTGCTCGCCGAATACATCGCATTGTCCCACGAAACTAATTATTACGACGAAGAGGGTATCTCGAGTTCCCGGAATGTATGTCAAAAGCGTATGAATCTTTAAGTCGGGGCGCACACAAGATTCCGAAAGGAGATAACAGGGGATTTACCATAATCATCTGTCATTGAATCGACCATCACAACAGCAAGCTCGAGGACGCAGTCGAAATCGATGTCATTCGCTAAACGCCAGCGGCTTTATTCTCGGGGGACAGTGTTTCCCGGAAGTCCGTCGGAATGATGTTCGTCGACGAGCGACGCAACCGACATAATTACGACAACGAAGCGGCACCGGCGATCAACACTGTTACCCCCGGCGGAACCGCGACGAGCTCGAGACGGACATGTCGATCGGCGTCTTCTTTCGGTGGGTCCCGAGCGGAATCGAATTCGGCGAAACGGTGCGAAGAAGGGATTCGAAGGGGGGACCGTCGCAGCGAGACTGGAACGCTCCGGTAACCGAACGGAACGGCACGCAGCTCCACACCGCGA includes the following:
- the LOC116428288 gene encoding uncharacterized protein LOC116428288 isoform X3; translation: MCTPCNRTYHGREGRTYKLDLPRPAEERLPFLCHLTFTAAGQGYGELVQLLWDAFSVGKIDPNSDSFITNCPEGSLQLAELGRHFTGGSWCGAGEGKASYYSETSTVTASIRLFHAPSTVPFEFQLRYRFVARNEAVARLGKPDLPIERGSPVPGTYCSRNFYECHLKQCRLQSPNYPGEYPRNASCLITIRQKEVPTCKHAMISVKSTPTGPVGITTANSSLSVWQDCPSEKDRLVFHDGVRLEDPILLVYCGGPLPRITARGPTMQVEFRSSPIAIPLGASALRLELEIQVVYVDSDGLDYARGLQGCHFFVNGTSKRSGILRAPLHALPPNSSCTWNIRGAAGDRVWIYFSSYSQRDLTGSVENNASSQSNVSCAVKLTFWDGSPPTDHPMATLCDDTPKLCAHAALRNVTRSTRPCTKDESYITVAPSLTLRMETLLGTALHTVNFNAQYEFISTVQAGEPWGDGVCSRVWRKIRSGEVMSPRDVRLFGRGGSSKLDCRYRIEAGTDERVRLTLHNVSLGEATVCTSEPDPHTSRPRCVQEVGSREARLVLYEAPWRDVRLPRACLCDNTSHLPLTHISSSRALEITFLVDQQAPHEDFETLFFYASFELIRAPECPRKQRVRGEGGELRFIAPPLSRPDIYCEGLPWLVEARENRSLFVLTWGWFLPLEPSPLSEINEQPKCPTTNRILLYSGWPPKLLKVVCPAEPGAREYTVHVFSEEWLGGAGEGKWPGPPRPPALLLDFVARESGQAAASWLEISKSRAALRRQLRLPERGIENDTLSHGDCPHKCPELSACIAASLWCDGRPHCPSGHDEANCGNGAKLLGLLPSEVWLVLAGVAGIIAAFACFFAVLISRSKARNKGLHYKGTKKSNRPRRAPTEETLLGAAS
- the LOC116428288 gene encoding uncharacterized protein LOC116428288 isoform X1, whose product is MYSASSYCRKIESHVGNKEVADAGGGYKRIQVTALVLLVVLSGWIDHAAGGDCGLDELTCRDGHCVPIDAYCNGQDDCGDNSDEPTMCTPCNRTYHGREGRTYKLDLPRPAEERLPFLCHLTFTAAGQGYGELVQLLWDAFSVGKIDPNSDSFITNCPEGSLQLAELGRHFTGGSWCGAGEGKASYYSETSTVTASIRLFHAPSTVPFEFQLRYRFVARNEAVARLGKPDLPIERGSPVPGTYCSRNFYECHLKQCRLQSPNYPGEYPRNASCLITIRQKEVPTCKHAMISVKSTPTGPVGITTANSSLSVWQDCPSEKDRLVFHDGVRLEDPILLVYCGGPLPRITARGPTMQVEFRSSPIAIPLGASALRLELEIQVVYVDSDGLDYARGLQGCHFFVNGTSKRSGILRAPLHALPPNSSCTWNIRGAAGDRVWIYFSSYSQRDLTGSVENNASSQSNVSCAVKLTFWDGSPPTDHPMATLCDDTPKLCAHAALRNVTRSTRPCTKDESYITVAPSLTLRMETLLGTALHTVNFNAQYEFISTVQAGEPWGDGVCSRVWRKIRSGEVMSPRDVRLFGRGGSSKLDCRYRIEAGTDERVRLTLHNVSLGEATVCTSEPDPHTSRPRCVQEVGSREARLVLYEAPWRDVRLPRACLCDNTSHLPLTHISSSRALEITFLVDQQAPHEDFETLFFYASFELIRAPECPRKQRVRGEGGELRFIAPPLSRPDIYCEGLPWLVEARENRSLFVLTWGWFLPLEPSPLSEINEQPKCPTTNRILLYSGWPPKLLKVVCPAEPGAREYTVHVFSEEWLGGAGEGKWPGPPRPPALLLDFVARESGQAAASWLEISKSRAALRRQLRLPERGIENDTLSHGDCPHKCPELSACIAASLWCDGRPHCPSGHDEANCGNGAKLLGLLPSEVWLVLAGVAGIIAAFACFFAVLISRSKARNKGLHYKGTKKSNRPRRAPTEETLLGAAS
- the LOC116428288 gene encoding uncharacterized protein LOC116428288 isoform X2: MIMEVADAGGGYKRIQVTALVLLVVLSGWIDHAAGGDCGLDELTCRDGHCVPIDAYCNGQDDCGDNSDEPTMCTPCNRTYHGREGRTYKLDLPRPAEERLPFLCHLTFTAAGQGYGELVQLLWDAFSVGKIDPNSDSFITNCPEGSLQLAELGRHFTGGSWCGAGEGKASYYSETSTVTASIRLFHAPSTVPFEFQLRYRFVARNEAVARLGKPDLPIERGSPVPGTYCSRNFYECHLKQCRLQSPNYPGEYPRNASCLITIRQKEVPTCKHAMISVKSTPTGPVGITTANSSLSVWQDCPSEKDRLVFHDGVRLEDPILLVYCGGPLPRITARGPTMQVEFRSSPIAIPLGASALRLELEIQVVYVDSDGLDYARGLQGCHFFVNGTSKRSGILRAPLHALPPNSSCTWNIRGAAGDRVWIYFSSYSQRDLTGSVENNASSQSNVSCAVKLTFWDGSPPTDHPMATLCDDTPKLCAHAALRNVTRSTRPCTKDESYITVAPSLTLRMETLLGTALHTVNFNAQYEFISTVQAGEPWGDGVCSRVWRKIRSGEVMSPRDVRLFGRGGSSKLDCRYRIEAGTDERVRLTLHNVSLGEATVCTSEPDPHTSRPRCVQEVGSREARLVLYEAPWRDVRLPRACLCDNTSHLPLTHISSSRALEITFLVDQQAPHEDFETLFFYASFELIRAPECPRKQRVRGEGGELRFIAPPLSRPDIYCEGLPWLVEARENRSLFVLTWGWFLPLEPSPLSEINEQPKCPTTNRILLYSGWPPKLLKVVCPAEPGAREYTVHVFSEEWLGGAGEGKWPGPPRPPALLLDFVARESGQAAASWLEISKSRAALRRQLRLPERGIENDTLSHGDCPHKCPELSACIAASLWCDGRPHCPSGHDEANCGNGAKLLGLLPSEVWLVLAGVAGIIAAFACFFAVLISRSKARNKGLHYKGTKKSNRPRRAPTEETLLGAAS